The following proteins are encoded in a genomic region of Saccharopolyspora antimicrobica:
- a CDS encoding DMT family transporter, producing the protein MSNQLLDAPARASFRSGPLLVLLASALWGTTGTAASFAPAGASPLSIGAATMGVGGLLLLAIAGRSAFEVLRSGQLRLLVVGALAVAVYPLAFYSSMALAGVAIGTVVTLGSAPVFAAILERVVDGVRLDGRWAVSAALAVLGLLLITGGGWAGADANTLLGALLGLLGGAGYVVYSWSASRLMRRGHGSRAVMGAMFGAGALILLPVLALTGGPLLSSSSGLAVAGYLAVIPMGLAYVLFGAGLRHTSTSAATTLSLLEPVVAAILGVLVVGERLDVGAWCGTVLIGAGLVLVSTRR; encoded by the coding sequence ATGTCGAACCAACTCCTCGACGCGCCCGCGCGCGCCTCGTTCCGCTCCGGTCCGCTCCTCGTCCTGCTGGCGTCCGCGCTGTGGGGCACCACCGGTACCGCGGCCAGCTTCGCCCCGGCCGGCGCCAGCCCGCTGTCGATCGGTGCCGCCACGATGGGCGTCGGCGGCCTGCTGCTGCTGGCGATCGCGGGCCGTTCCGCCTTCGAAGTGCTGCGGTCCGGCCAGCTCCGCCTGCTCGTGGTGGGTGCGCTGGCGGTGGCCGTCTACCCGCTGGCGTTCTACTCGTCGATGGCGCTCGCCGGGGTCGCGATCGGCACCGTCGTCACGCTCGGGTCGGCGCCGGTGTTCGCCGCGATCCTGGAGCGGGTCGTCGACGGCGTCCGGTTGGACGGCCGGTGGGCGGTGTCGGCCGCGCTGGCGGTGCTCGGTCTGCTGCTGATCACCGGTGGCGGCTGGGCCGGTGCCGACGCGAACACCCTGCTCGGTGCGCTGCTCGGTCTGCTCGGCGGCGCCGGGTACGTCGTGTACTCGTGGTCGGCGTCGCGGTTGATGCGCCGGGGCCACGGGTCCCGCGCGGTGATGGGTGCGATGTTCGGCGCCGGCGCGCTGATCCTGCTCCCGGTGCTCGCGCTCACCGGCGGGCCGCTGCTCTCCTCGTCGTCCGGGCTGGCGGTCGCCGGTTACCTGGCGGTGATCCCGATGGGGCTGGCCTACGTGCTGTTCGGCGCCGGGCTGCGGCACACCTCCACCAGCGCGGCGACGACGCTGAGCCTGCTCGAACCGGTGGTCGCCGCGATCCTCGGCGTGCTCGTCGTCGGTGAGCGGCTGGACGTGGGCGCGTGGTGCGGGACGGTGCTGATCGGGGCCGGATTGGTGCTGGTCAGCACCCGTCGGTAG
- a CDS encoding sensor histidine kinase, whose product MTTTEPAPTRSLPKLPTRRGTRIPARAQIMGWLLLVLVVVLLAVVLIVRSFLHNDVNDQIAESLEQEAHEFSTFAATGRDPNTGQLISAPDALFDSYLRRQYPDPDEALIGVWRTPTGLRTLAQEQNDQIERFAEDPAMVQRIVDQPSTWGVEDTPLGRMSWVKVQAESANSDPAWFIVQRYTDKAMGEADRTVQTLLLVSGIGVAIAALSSWVVAGLILAPVRAVRQTAAEITEHDLTRRIPVEGRDDIAALADQFNAMLDRLEDAFRIQRQFVDDAGHELRTPITIVRGNLELLGDDPAEREEVVRLCTDELDRMTRIVNDLLMLAKADRPDFVTPAPVPLAELTSDIEAKVRSLADRRWVLADIGEGDVVVDEQRVTQAMVQLAQNAVQHTEPGSEIRVGSSLVDGTVSLWVADRGPGVDPAEVEKIFDRFTHGSGKGKGGAGLGLAIVKAIADAHYGRVRVLSEPGHGATFRLELPAIPPHIPVEEPSA is encoded by the coding sequence ATGACGACGACTGAGCCCGCGCCGACGCGCTCGCTCCCCAAGCTCCCCACCCGCCGGGGCACGCGCATCCCGGCCCGCGCGCAGATCATGGGCTGGCTGCTGCTGGTGCTGGTCGTGGTGCTGCTGGCGGTGGTGCTGATCGTGCGCTCGTTCCTGCACAACGACGTCAACGACCAGATCGCGGAGTCGCTGGAGCAGGAGGCGCACGAGTTCTCCACGTTCGCCGCCACCGGCCGCGACCCGAACACCGGCCAGCTGATAAGCGCCCCCGACGCGCTGTTCGACTCCTACCTGCGCCGCCAGTACCCGGATCCCGACGAGGCGCTGATCGGGGTGTGGCGCACGCCCACCGGTCTGCGCACGCTCGCCCAGGAGCAGAACGACCAGATCGAGCGCTTCGCCGAGGATCCGGCGATGGTGCAGCGGATCGTGGACCAGCCCAGCACCTGGGGCGTGGAGGACACGCCGCTGGGCCGGATGAGCTGGGTGAAGGTGCAGGCCGAGTCCGCCAACAGCGACCCGGCGTGGTTCATCGTCCAGCGCTACACCGACAAGGCGATGGGCGAAGCCGACCGGACCGTGCAGACCCTGCTGCTGGTCAGCGGGATCGGCGTGGCGATCGCGGCGCTGTCGTCGTGGGTGGTCGCCGGGCTGATCCTGGCGCCGGTGCGGGCTGTGCGGCAGACCGCCGCCGAGATCACCGAGCACGACCTGACCAGGCGCATCCCGGTCGAGGGCCGCGACGACATCGCGGCGCTGGCCGACCAGTTCAACGCGATGCTCGACCGGCTGGAGGACGCCTTCCGCATCCAGCGCCAGTTCGTCGACGACGCCGGGCACGAGCTGCGCACGCCGATCACGATCGTGCGCGGCAACCTCGAACTGCTCGGCGACGACCCGGCGGAGCGGGAGGAGGTGGTGCGGCTGTGCACCGACGAGCTGGACCGGATGACCCGCATCGTCAACGACCTGCTGATGCTGGCCAAGGCCGACCGGCCCGACTTCGTCACCCCCGCCCCGGTCCCGCTGGCCGAACTGACCAGCGACATCGAGGCGAAGGTGCGGTCGCTGGCGGACCGCCGCTGGGTGCTCGCCGACATCGGTGAGGGCGACGTGGTGGTCGACGAGCAGCGCGTCACCCAGGCGATGGTGCAGCTCGCGCAGAACGCGGTGCAGCACACCGAGCCCGGTTCGGAGATCCGCGTCGGTTCGTCGCTGGTCGACGGCACCGTCTCGCTGTGGGTGGCCGACCGCGGGCCCGGCGTCGATCCGGCCGAGGTGGAGAAGATCTTCGACCGGTTCACCCACGGCAGCGGCAAGGGCAAGGGCGGCGCCGGGCTCGGCCTGGCGATCGTCAAGGCCATCGCGGACGCCCACTACGGCCGGGTGCGCGTGCTGTCGGAGCCGGGCCACGGCGCGACCTTCCGCCTCGAACTGCCCGCCATCCCCCCGCACATCCCAGTCGAGGAGCCCTCCGCATGA
- a CDS encoding acyltransferase family protein — MGDARVVHTRPELFAEPHHGFAWIRMIGAVLVIYGHSSPLAGEGVLFSKDWALRPDDGVLMGFFAMSGFQITESWLRDPHLGRFAAKRVLRLWPPMLTVTLAMALIIGPLVTTLSAGDYFAAHGTWGYIVNNAGMLTLKHELPGVFADNPWPDAVNGSLWTLPMELLAYAGLFLLLVVGAGKDKYRWIMVVALVALVIWDRHLDQIPGSESAGSLLSVPVESLVAFLVAFAFGVVLNLYRIPLSPLAAGAGLVVLALMPNSIAGSFLMVFVVSYAVVLAGHFWPARLTVPGVWVNGSYGVYVWGFPIQQLLAMAGVRNQWLMLICAAPLAYVIGTLSWKFIEDPTMKLRHYLTPAPKKKDDPVDVEEPEESEEDDEPDPKPAPDATTKVTAVGRPGRRRAPTPPRGTPAQDDRAQDDRPPTPPRGTAAQDDRPRPPTPPRGTPVPEAGRPRRRAEDADQPRRVRPVGEVKPSDQPAVPPRPDVGVGRRRRADSLPNRADGPVRPLEARNGAPQDRSSMPTGTARPPADLPPNGRQSAAEPRNGVAPGRPYARPQRPIDAPPRRRAAPLQEDSALAKRLVGDVEPRQTPPGRPRPPARRAGTGRHSRPEPPPGPDEETRPHPKHQDRR; from the coding sequence GTGGGTGATGCGCGGGTCGTGCACACCCGTCCGGAGTTGTTCGCCGAGCCGCACCACGGTTTCGCCTGGATCCGGATGATCGGTGCGGTGCTGGTCATCTACGGCCACAGCTCACCGCTGGCCGGCGAGGGAGTGCTGTTCTCGAAGGACTGGGCGCTGCGGCCCGACGACGGCGTCCTGATGGGCTTCTTCGCGATGAGCGGCTTCCAGATCACGGAGAGTTGGCTCCGCGACCCGCATCTCGGCAGGTTCGCGGCGAAGCGCGTCCTGCGGCTGTGGCCGCCGATGCTGACCGTGACCTTGGCCATGGCGCTGATCATCGGCCCGCTGGTCACCACCCTGTCCGCGGGCGACTACTTCGCCGCGCACGGCACCTGGGGCTACATCGTCAACAACGCCGGGATGCTCACCCTCAAGCACGAGCTGCCCGGGGTGTTCGCGGACAACCCGTGGCCGGACGCGGTGAACGGTTCGCTGTGGACGCTGCCGATGGAGCTGCTCGCCTACGCGGGCCTGTTCCTGCTGCTCGTGGTCGGCGCGGGCAAGGACAAGTACCGCTGGATCATGGTGGTCGCGCTGGTCGCGCTGGTCATCTGGGACCGGCACCTGGACCAGATCCCCGGTTCGGAGTCGGCGGGTTCGCTGCTCAGCGTCCCGGTCGAGTCGCTGGTGGCGTTCCTGGTCGCGTTCGCCTTCGGCGTGGTGCTGAACCTCTACCGGATCCCGCTGTCGCCGCTGGCCGCGGGCGCCGGGCTGGTGGTGCTGGCGCTGATGCCCAACAGCATCGCCGGCTCCTTCCTGATGGTCTTCGTGGTCAGCTACGCGGTGGTGCTTGCCGGGCACTTCTGGCCCGCCCGGCTGACCGTCCCCGGGGTGTGGGTCAACGGCAGCTACGGCGTGTACGTGTGGGGCTTCCCGATCCAGCAGCTGCTGGCCATGGCGGGCGTGCGCAACCAGTGGCTGATGCTGATCTGCGCGGCACCGCTGGCGTACGTGATCGGCACGCTGTCGTGGAAGTTCATCGAGGACCCGACGATGAAGCTGCGGCACTACCTCACCCCGGCCCCGAAGAAGAAGGACGACCCGGTCGACGTCGAGGAGCCCGAAGAGTCCGAAGAGGACGACGAGCCCGACCCGAAACCGGCCCCGGACGCGACGACGAAGGTGACCGCGGTCGGCCGCCCGGGCCGTCGCCGCGCACCCACCCCGCCCCGCGGCACGCCGGCGCAGGACGACCGGGCGCAGGACGACCGTCCGCCCACACCGCCTCGCGGCACGGCAGCGCAGGACGACCGCCCGCGTCCGCCGACACCTCCGCGCGGTACCCCGGTGCCGGAAGCCGGCCGCCCGCGCCGGAGGGCGGAGGACGCCGACCAGCCGCGCCGGGTCAGGCCCGTCGGCGAGGTGAAGCCGTCCGATCAGCCCGCTGTGCCGCCGCGCCCGGACGTCGGCGTCGGCCGCCGGAGGCGCGCGGACTCCCTGCCGAACCGGGCGGACGGGCCGGTCCGCCCGCTGGAGGCGCGCAACGGCGCACCGCAGGACCGCAGTTCCATGCCGACCGGAACCGCCCGCCCACCAGCGGACTTGCCGCCGAACGGTCGCCAGAGCGCCGCCGAACCCCGCAACGGCGTGGCACCGGGTCGCCCGTACGCGCGCCCGCAGCGTCCGATCGACGCCCCACCGCGCCGCCGCGCGGCCCCGCTCCAGGAGGACTCCGCGCTGGCCAAGCGCCTGGTCGGCGACGTGGAACCCCGGCAGACGCCGCCGGGCCGACCGCGCCCACCGGCTCGCCGCGCGGGGACCGGCCGACACTCGCGCCCGGAGCCCCCGCCGGGCCCGGACGAGGAGACCCGTCCGCATCCCAAGCACCAGGATCGCCGCTGA
- a CDS encoding baeRF11 domain-containing protein has product MAILHTDIPTRSQVDALLTARNPNSASLYLPTDPASTGDAERVELKNLTGEALEQLRAAGADKDDVGELADHLADLGDDEAFFRYQARSLAVFATPASITTFRLPNHLRAAVEVSDRFHLKPLLRSITFPNTALVLALAQHSVRLLEVLPELDPVTIEVPGMPTDIDSAVGRAFPADRSPIRRLQADEGKKVRIRQFARQVDRALRPVLRGDVPLILAATEPLQSIFRSVSGAPELAPVGLTGNPEESTDRELASAARSVLDDLHADRLRELHELFDLRTGQGRAVSDIADVARHATMGAVDTVFVDIDNTTSGVIDEAGAVDFEPAGASTYGLQDEIARRVWLTGGHVLAVRRDDIPAGAEIAAILRYAP; this is encoded by the coding sequence ATGGCGATCCTGCACACCGACATCCCGACGCGCTCCCAGGTCGACGCGCTGCTGACCGCGCGCAACCCGAACAGCGCGTCCCTGTACCTGCCGACCGACCCGGCCTCCACCGGGGACGCCGAGCGGGTCGAGCTGAAGAACCTGACCGGCGAGGCGCTGGAGCAGCTCCGCGCGGCGGGCGCGGACAAGGACGACGTCGGCGAACTGGCCGACCACCTCGCCGACCTCGGCGACGACGAGGCGTTCTTCCGCTACCAGGCGCGCAGCCTCGCGGTGTTCGCCACGCCGGCGTCGATCACCACGTTCCGGCTGCCCAACCACCTGCGCGCCGCGGTCGAGGTCTCCGACCGGTTCCACCTCAAGCCGCTGCTGCGCTCGATCACCTTCCCGAACACCGCGCTGGTGCTGGCGCTGGCGCAGCACTCGGTGCGCCTGCTGGAAGTGCTGCCCGAGCTGGACCCGGTGACCATCGAGGTGCCCGGGATGCCGACCGACATCGACAGCGCGGTGGGCCGGGCGTTCCCGGCCGACCGCTCGCCGATCCGCAGGCTGCAGGCCGACGAGGGCAAGAAGGTGCGCATCCGCCAGTTCGCCCGGCAGGTGGACCGCGCGCTGCGGCCGGTCCTGCGCGGCGACGTGCCGCTGATCCTGGCCGCCACCGAGCCGCTGCAGAGCATCTTCCGCTCGGTGAGCGGCGCTCCCGAGCTGGCGCCGGTCGGCCTGACCGGCAACCCGGAGGAGAGCACCGACCGCGAACTGGCCTCGGCGGCCCGCAGCGTCCTGGACGACCTGCACGCCGATCGGCTCCGCGAGCTGCACGAGCTGTTCGACCTGCGCACCGGGCAGGGCCGGGCGGTCAGCGACATCGCCGACGTGGCCCGCCACGCGACGATGGGCGCGGTGGACACGGTGTTCGTGGACATCGACAACACGACGTCGGGCGTCATCGACGAGGCGGGCGCGGTGGACTTCGAACCGGCCGGTGCGTCCACCTACGGCCTGCAGGACGAGATCGCCCGCCGGGTCTGGCTCACCGGCGGCCACGTCCTGGCGGTCCGCCGCGACGACATCCCGGCAGGCGCGGAGATCGCCGCCATCCTCCGCTACGCCCCCTGA
- a CDS encoding SLC13 family permease, with protein MNGDHDTERVRTDYATPARTVRNVSEPHRERGWAVAITAGAVLLFAVAAVFTAPATTGPNELSQSGLITLLVFTAAVIGWMSNRLDDTFVALAAAAALVVLGALDAEELFETLGDDQIWLLVAAFVLAAGINRTGLPARLAVALVGRARSARGLFHLVTLGLLVTALLIPSTSGRAALVLPIYSALAGVFATRPRLVRALALLFPTVVLLSAVATLVGAGAHLITSQILDATIDEGISFAQWLLWGLPFAAISSHLAAELVLMLFTKHADRREQLRVDAAELRARLNVPEQMQRAEIRAVTMLGAVVVLWSTESLHDLSPALVALGGALLITSPRFGTVRIGKAIGDIPWSLLLFMAATAALGTALTSSGAAGWLASKVLSGNDVMTLLITVVLLSTAAHLVVQSRSARSSVLIPLVVPAALAVGANPVALAFASTAAAGFCHTLPSSAKPVAMFARLDQVPTYQPRDLLKLAALLGPALAALVVLFALFGWPLLGLPLL; from the coding sequence ATGAACGGCGATCACGACACCGAACGGGTGCGCACCGACTACGCCACCCCGGCGCGCACCGTCCGCAACGTGTCCGAACCGCACCGCGAGCGCGGCTGGGCCGTCGCGATCACCGCGGGCGCGGTCCTGCTCTTCGCCGTGGCAGCCGTCTTCACCGCACCGGCCACGACCGGTCCCAATGAGCTGAGCCAGTCCGGGCTGATCACCCTCCTGGTGTTCACCGCCGCGGTCATCGGCTGGATGAGCAACCGGCTCGACGACACCTTCGTCGCGCTCGCCGCGGCCGCCGCGCTCGTCGTGCTGGGCGCGCTGGACGCCGAGGAGCTGTTCGAGACGCTCGGCGACGACCAGATCTGGCTCCTGGTGGCGGCGTTCGTGCTGGCCGCCGGGATCAACCGGACCGGGCTGCCCGCCCGGCTCGCCGTCGCGCTGGTCGGCCGCGCCCGGTCGGCCCGCGGCCTGTTCCACCTGGTCACCCTCGGACTGCTGGTCACCGCGCTGCTGATCCCGAGCACCAGCGGTCGCGCCGCGCTGGTGCTGCCCATCTACAGCGCGCTGGCCGGGGTGTTCGCCACCCGTCCCCGCCTGGTGCGGGCGCTGGCCCTGCTGTTCCCGACCGTGGTGCTGCTGTCGGCGGTCGCGACGCTGGTCGGCGCGGGCGCGCACCTGATCACCAGCCAGATCCTGGACGCGACGATCGACGAGGGCATCAGCTTCGCGCAGTGGCTGCTGTGGGGCCTGCCGTTCGCGGCGATCAGCTCGCACCTGGCCGCCGAGCTGGTGCTGATGCTCTTCACCAAGCACGCGGACCGCCGCGAGCAGCTGCGCGTCGACGCCGCTGAACTGCGCGCGCGGCTGAACGTCCCCGAGCAGATGCAGCGCGCCGAGATCCGGGCGGTCACCATGCTCGGTGCCGTGGTGGTGCTCTGGAGCACCGAATCGCTGCACGACCTGTCCCCCGCGCTGGTCGCGCTGGGCGGGGCGCTGCTGATCACCTCGCCGCGCTTCGGCACCGTGCGGATCGGCAAGGCCATCGGCGACATCCCCTGGTCGCTGCTGCTGTTCATGGCCGCCACGGCCGCGCTCGGCACCGCGCTGACCTCCTCCGGCGCCGCCGGCTGGCTGGCCTCGAAGGTGCTCAGCGGGAACGACGTCATGACCCTGCTGATCACGGTCGTCCTGCTCAGCACCGCCGCGCACCTGGTGGTGCAGTCGCGCTCCGCGCGGTCCTCGGTGCTGATCCCGCTGGTCGTGCCCGCGGCGCTCGCCGTCGGCGCCAACCCGGTCGCGCTGGCCTTCGCCTCGACCGCCGCCGCCGGTTTCTGCCACACCCTGCCGTCCTCGGCCAAGCCGGTCGCCATGTTCGCCCGGCTCGACCAGGTCCCCACCTACCAGCCGCGCGACCTGCTCAAGCTCGCCGCGCTGCTCGGGCCCGCACTCGCCGCGCTCGTCGTCCTGTTCGCCCTGTTCGGCTGGCCGCTGCTCGGCCTGCCGCTGCTCTGA
- a CDS encoding response regulator transcription factor gives MKILIAEDETRIAAFIEKGLRANGFTTTVVGDGDTAQDYLLTGDFDLVVLDLGLPGKDGFSVLRAVRAQHMTVPVIILTARDGVHDTVAGLEGGADDYMTKPFRFEELLARVRLRLRPVDRVPEVTVLRDGELSLDLRTRRAQVPNGTVDLTAREFAMLELFLRHSGQVLSREQILSHVWGYDFDPGSNVVDVYVRALRRKIGAERITTVRGMGYRLGT, from the coding sequence GTGAAGATCCTGATCGCGGAGGACGAGACGCGCATCGCGGCGTTCATCGAGAAGGGACTGCGCGCCAACGGCTTCACCACCACCGTCGTCGGCGACGGCGACACCGCCCAGGACTACCTGCTCACCGGCGATTTCGACCTGGTGGTGCTGGACCTGGGGCTGCCGGGCAAGGACGGGTTCTCGGTGCTGAGGGCGGTGCGCGCCCAGCACATGACGGTGCCGGTGATCATCCTGACCGCCCGGGACGGCGTGCACGACACGGTGGCCGGGCTGGAGGGCGGCGCGGACGACTACATGACCAAGCCGTTCCGGTTCGAGGAGCTGCTGGCCCGGGTGCGGCTGCGGCTGCGCCCGGTGGACCGCGTCCCGGAGGTGACGGTGCTGCGCGACGGCGAGCTGTCGCTCGACCTGCGCACCCGCCGCGCCCAGGTCCCGAACGGCACGGTGGACCTGACGGCGCGGGAGTTCGCGATGCTGGAGCTGTTCCTGCGGCACTCGGGCCAGGTGCTCAGCCGCGAGCAGATCCTGTCCCACGTGTGGGGCTACGACTTCGACCCGGGCTCCAACGTGGTCGACGTCTACGTGCGGGCGCTGCGCCGCAAGATCGGCGCGGAGCGCATCACCACGGTCCGCGGCATGGGCTACCGCCTCGGCACCTGA
- a CDS encoding glycosyltransferase: MAARFVRGKRVLDLACGEGYGAALLAAEGAEVVGVDIDPDTVEHAKRKYGSRDVTFQLGSITDPELLADAKPFDVIVCFEAIEHVEDHDAVLRLVKSRLAQGGLFFSSTPDTAVYSHEHGNDNPYHVKELTADQYETLLEGAFRHVAVLKQNVTVGSLLTPADPGDPDTAIEGVRLQTIDPGEDGWTVQQGVPHTYLLGIASDKHLPKLPAAALLTDAQLTLARRSGDVAPIIEQRDAAVADVAKLNDLYQRSRVEAEELKSVIGRLEELRKSEEQRADQGVREQAKLRAELDRLGGELRERHESAERDAARIEWLRDTVARLEGRVADAERQAAELGEANAELAAQNSALVQRAVTKYRKVVERVAPRGTARRDAYEIVLGRKPGVVQAEEVVETGPLPVPRSDQPLVSVIVPVHGKWPYTRQCLRFLGGHVVSVPFEVIVVDDASPDDSAEKLAACEGVRLVRAERNLGFIGACNLGAEHARGEYLFFLNNDAEVTESWLDILMDTMRSDDRIGLVGAKLVYPDGRLQEAGGIVWADGNGWNYGRNTDPGGAEFNVVRDVDYCSGAAILVRNDVFQQVGGFDTRYAPAYYEDTDLAFAVRAAGYRTVVQPKAVVVHHEGVSNGTDLSTGVKKHQEINRKAFVAKWADTLAAEHLPEASPRNLWLARHRGTRGHHGPIVLVKDHQVPRPDFDSGSVRIRRVLEQFVELGCRVVFFPANHAHLEPYTTELQQLGVTVLPAPELQQAFLHEAGSEISLALLSRPQVAWSLVEELRTCAPQAVIAYDTVDVHFLRLERQAEVAEQQGDADKAEALRRKAFASRQMELGLARACDVTLVVSEAERALLGELVPEADVRVLSNVHEVDWSPAQPDGRKDVVFVGSFDHPPNVDAVRWAAREIMPLVREECPDAVLHVIGSNPTDEVRALAGPGVEVHGWVAELEPHYARSRVTLAPLRFGAGVKGKVGESLSLGVPVVGTTVAVEGMHLEHGKEVLVADDAPGLAAEVIRLLSDDETWQRLAEAGKSGIAAQFGPDVSRATLRELLKTTDYEA, encoded by the coding sequence ATGGCCGCCCGGTTCGTGCGCGGCAAGCGGGTGCTCGACCTCGCCTGCGGCGAGGGCTACGGCGCCGCGCTGCTGGCCGCCGAGGGCGCCGAGGTCGTGGGCGTGGACATCGACCCCGACACCGTCGAGCACGCGAAGCGCAAGTACGGCAGCCGCGACGTCACCTTCCAGCTCGGCTCGATCACCGATCCCGAACTGCTCGCCGACGCCAAGCCCTTCGACGTGATCGTCTGCTTCGAGGCCATAGAGCACGTTGAGGACCACGACGCCGTGCTGCGGCTGGTCAAGTCGCGGCTGGCCCAGGGCGGGCTGTTCTTCAGCAGCACCCCGGACACGGCGGTCTACTCGCACGAGCACGGCAACGACAACCCGTACCACGTCAAGGAACTCACCGCCGACCAGTACGAAACCCTGCTGGAGGGCGCGTTCCGGCACGTGGCGGTGCTCAAGCAGAACGTGACGGTCGGCTCGCTGCTCACCCCCGCCGACCCCGGCGACCCGGACACCGCGATCGAAGGCGTCCGGCTGCAGACCATCGACCCGGGCGAGGACGGCTGGACCGTCCAGCAGGGCGTGCCGCACACCTACCTGCTCGGCATCGCCTCCGACAAGCACCTGCCGAAGCTGCCCGCCGCGGCCCTGCTCACCGACGCCCAGCTCACCCTCGCCCGGCGCAGCGGAGACGTCGCGCCGATCATCGAGCAGCGCGACGCCGCGGTCGCCGACGTCGCCAAGCTCAACGACCTCTACCAGCGCAGTCGCGTCGAGGCCGAGGAGCTCAAGAGCGTGATAGGGCGGCTCGAAGAGCTGCGCAAGAGCGAGGAGCAGCGCGCCGACCAGGGAGTTCGCGAGCAGGCGAAGCTGCGAGCGGAGCTCGACCGGCTCGGCGGCGAGCTGCGCGAGCGCCACGAGAGCGCGGAGCGCGACGCGGCGCGCATCGAGTGGCTGCGCGACACCGTCGCGCGGCTCGAAGGACGCGTAGCGGACGCCGAGCGGCAGGCGGCGGAGCTCGGCGAGGCGAACGCCGAGCTGGCGGCGCAGAACTCCGCGCTGGTGCAGCGCGCGGTGACGAAGTACCGCAAGGTCGTGGAGCGGGTGGCGCCGCGCGGGACCGCGCGCCGCGACGCCTACGAGATCGTCCTCGGCCGCAAGCCGGGCGTCGTGCAGGCCGAGGAGGTCGTCGAGACCGGCCCGCTGCCGGTGCCGCGCAGCGACCAGCCGCTGGTCAGCGTGATCGTGCCGGTGCACGGCAAGTGGCCCTACACCCGGCAGTGCCTGCGATTCCTGGGCGGGCACGTGGTCTCCGTGCCGTTCGAGGTGATCGTCGTCGACGACGCCTCACCGGACGACAGCGCCGAGAAGCTCGCCGCCTGCGAAGGCGTGCGGCTGGTGCGCGCCGAGCGCAACCTCGGGTTCATCGGCGCCTGCAACCTCGGTGCCGAGCACGCCCGCGGCGAGTACCTGTTCTTCCTGAACAACGACGCCGAGGTCACCGAGTCCTGGCTCGACATCCTGATGGACACGATGCGCTCCGACGACCGCATCGGGCTGGTCGGCGCCAAGCTGGTCTACCCGGACGGCAGGCTGCAGGAGGCCGGCGGCATCGTGTGGGCCGACGGCAACGGCTGGAACTACGGCCGCAACACCGATCCCGGTGGCGCCGAGTTCAACGTGGTCCGCGACGTCGACTACTGCTCCGGGGCCGCGATCCTGGTCCGCAACGACGTGTTCCAGCAGGTCGGCGGCTTCGACACCCGCTACGCGCCCGCCTACTACGAGGACACCGACCTGGCGTTCGCGGTGCGCGCGGCCGGCTACCGGACCGTGGTGCAGCCGAAGGCCGTCGTGGTGCACCACGAGGGCGTGTCCAACGGCACCGACCTCAGCACCGGGGTGAAGAAGCACCAGGAGATCAACCGCAAGGCCTTCGTGGCGAAGTGGGCGGACACGCTCGCCGCCGAGCACCTGCCGGAGGCCTCGCCGCGCAACCTCTGGCTGGCCCGCCACCGCGGCACCCGCGGCCACCACGGACCGATCGTGCTGGTCAAGGACCACCAGGTGCCGCGCCCGGACTTCGACTCCGGCTCGGTGCGGATCCGCCGCGTGCTGGAGCAGTTCGTCGAGCTCGGCTGCCGGGTGGTGTTCTTCCCGGCCAACCACGCGCACCTGGAGCCCTACACCACGGAGCTGCAGCAGCTCGGCGTCACCGTCCTGCCCGCACCGGAGCTGCAGCAGGCGTTCCTGCACGAGGCCGGTTCGGAGATCTCGCTGGCGCTGCTGTCGCGCCCGCAGGTCGCCTGGAGCCTGGTGGAGGAGCTGCGCACCTGCGCGCCGCAGGCGGTGATCGCCTACGACACCGTCGACGTGCACTTCCTCCGGCTGGAGCGGCAGGCCGAGGTCGCCGAGCAGCAGGGCGACGCGGACAAGGCCGAGGCCCTGCGCCGCAAGGCCTTCGCGTCCCGGCAGATGGAGCTCGGCCTGGCCAGGGCGTGCGACGTCACGCTGGTGGTCTCGGAAGCGGAGCGGGCGCTGCTGGGCGAGCTCGTCCCCGAAGCCGACGTCCGCGTGCTGTCCAACGTGCACGAGGTGGACTGGAGCCCGGCGCAGCCCGACGGCCGCAAGGACGTCGTGTTCGTGGGCAGCTTCGACCACCCGCCGAACGTCGACGCGGTGCGCTGGGCGGCCCGCGAGATCATGCCGCTGGTGCGCGAGGAGTGCCCGGATGCGGTGCTGCACGTGATCGGTAGCAACCCGACCGACGAGGTCCGCGCGCTGGCCGGGCCGGGTGTCGAGGTGCACGGCTGGGTCGCGGAGCTGGAGCCGCACTACGCGCGGAGCCGCGTGACCCTGGCGCCGCTGCGGTTCGGCGCGGGCGTCAAGGGCAAGGTCGGCGAGAGCCTCAGCCTCGGGGTGCCGGTGGTCGGCACGACGGTGGCGGTCGAGGGCATGCACCTGGAGCACGGCAAGGAGGTGCTCGTCGCCGACGACGCGCCGGGCCTGGCCGCCGAGGTGATCCGCCTGCTCAGCGACGACGAGACCTGGCAGCGCCTGGCGGAGGCCGGCAAGTCCGGCATCGCCGCCCAGTTCGGCCCGGACGTCTCCCGCGCCACGCTGCGGGAACTCCTCAAGACCACCGACTACGAAGCCTGA